Below is a window of Rhizobium jaguaris DNA.
GGCATCAAATCTCCGAACCCGTTCTGGCTCGCTTCGGCACCGCCGACCGACAAAGCCTATAACGTCGAGCGCGCCTTCAAGGCCGGCTGGGGCGGTGTGGTGTGGAAGACGCTTGGCGAGGAAGGCCCGCCCGTCGTCAACGTCAACGGCCCGCGTTACGGCGCAATCTGGGGCGCCGACCGCCGCCTGCTCGGCCTCAACAATATCGAGCTGATCACCGACCGCGACCTCTCCACCAATCTGCGCGAAATGAAGCAGGTGAAGATGAACTGGCCGGATCGCGCCCTCATTGCATCGATCATGGTTCCCTGCGTTGAAGATGCATGGAAGGCGATCTTGCCGCTGGTGGAGGAAACCAATGCTGACGGCATCGAGCTCAATTTCGGCTGTCCGCACGGCATGTCCGAACGCGGCATGGGCTCCGCGGTCGGTCAGGTGCCGGAATATATCGAGATGGTCGTGCGCTGGTGCAAGCAATATACCCGCATGCCCGTCATCACCAAGCTGACCCCCAACATCACCGACATTCGCAAGCCCGCCCGTGCCGCCAAAGCCGGCGGCACCGACGCCGTGTCGCTGATCAACACCATCAACTCGATCGTCTCAGTCGATCTCGATAGCTTTGCCCCGAACCCGACCGTCGGCGGCAAGGGCAGCCACGGCGGCTATTGCGGCCCGGCAGTCAAGCCGATCGCGCTCAACATGGTGGCCGAAATCGCACGCGATCCCGAAACCTACGGCCTGCCGATCTCCGGTATCGGCGGCATCACCAGCTGGCGTGACGCGGCCGAGTTCCTCGCTCTCGGCGCCGGCAACGTGCAGGTCTGCACAGCGGCAATGACCTACGGCTTCAAGATCGTTCAGGAGATGATATCAGGCCTCTCCGACTGGATGGACGAAAAGGGCCACCGCAATCTGGACGATATCATCGGCCGCGCTGTGCCGAACGTTTCGGACTGGCAATATCTCAACCTCAACTACATCGCCAAGGCAAAGATCGATCAGGACGCCTGCATCAAATGCGGTCGCTGCTACATCGCCTGCGAAGACACCTCGCACCAGGCGATCACCAACATGGTCGACGGCGTCAGGCATTTCGAGGTGATGGATGAGGAATGCGTCGGCTGCAATCTCTGCGTCAGCGTTTGTCCCGTCGAAAACTGCATCACCATGGAAGCCCTGCCGGCAGGCGCCCTCGACAAGCGCACCGGCAAGGTCGTCGATCCAAACTATGCCAACTGGACGACCCATCCGAACAATCCGATGGCCCGGCAGGCGGCGGAGTAAAGCGACAAAGATCCGCATGAGCATAGGGGCGGTCGCAGCAAGCTGCGGCCGCCTTCTTCGTACAAGCTCCGGCGTAGTTCACGACCTGTTTTTCACAGCTCGCGGAAGCGTGAAAAACAGGTTATGGGAGAC
It encodes the following:
- the preA gene encoding NAD-dependent dihydropyrimidine dehydrogenase subunit PreA, producing MADLRNNFVGIKSPNPFWLASAPPTDKAYNVERAFKAGWGGVVWKTLGEEGPPVVNVNGPRYGAIWGADRRLLGLNNIELITDRDLSTNLREMKQVKMNWPDRALIASIMVPCVEDAWKAILPLVEETNADGIELNFGCPHGMSERGMGSAVGQVPEYIEMVVRWCKQYTRMPVITKLTPNITDIRKPARAAKAGGTDAVSLINTINSIVSVDLDSFAPNPTVGGKGSHGGYCGPAVKPIALNMVAEIARDPETYGLPISGIGGITSWRDAAEFLALGAGNVQVCTAAMTYGFKIVQEMISGLSDWMDEKGHRNLDDIIGRAVPNVSDWQYLNLNYIAKAKIDQDACIKCGRCYIACEDTSHQAITNMVDGVRHFEVMDEECVGCNLCVSVCPVENCITMEALPAGALDKRTGKVVDPNYANWTTHPNNPMARQAAE